The following is a genomic window from Verrucosispora sp. WMMD573.
CCACCTGCTCGGCACGGTGCGTCAGCAGGTGCAGCAGCGCAACGGGTTCTTCTTCCTGGTCGAGCTGCTGGAGGCCCGCGCGTTCTGGCACAGCACCGCGATGTCGATGCTCGCGGGTTTTGCCAGGCCGATGCCCGACGGCGCGACACAGCTGCGTACGTTCCTGCGCCGGCTGGCCGATCAGATGGATGCTCCGCGGACGGTACGGCGGGCGGTGACCGGGGAGACCGAGCTCAGCCGACCCGCGCTCGACGCCTTCGTCGACCTGATCCGCAAGACGAATCGGCAGATCGGCACCGAGTGCCAGGACACCGCCAGGGCGCTGGTCCTCTACGCCGCCGAGCAGCCGGCGCTGCAGGACATCGGCTACTACTTCCTCTGCTCCAACGACGAGGAGGAGCCGGGGCTGCGGGCCGGGTGGGGTCTGCGGCGCAGCCGGCGGGCCCCACAGGAGGTGGTCAAGGACACCTCCAGACTGCTCGCCATGGTCGGCCCGACGGTGATCGCGGTCGACCAGATCGACCTGATGGTCGCCCAGTCGGTCAAGACCACTCACAAGGACGTCCGCGGCGAGGTCGACTGGCAGACGTCGTTGCTGTTGGAGCAGGTCGCCAGCGGCCTGATGGCGCTGCGCGAAACCACCCGCAGGTCGCTTTCCGTGGTCTCCTGCCTCCCGCAGACCTGGCAGGACGTCAAGGAGCAGGCCACCGACACGGTGCAGGACCGGTTCCGGGAGGCAGCCTTCCTCAAGGAGATCCCCTCCGTCGAGGTCGGACGCGAACTGGTTGAGAAGCGGTTCGCCGTGCTCTTCGACGGGCTCGGGTTCTCACCGCCGTACCCGACCTGGCCCATCCATCCGTCCGCATTCGACGAGGTCGTCGGCTTCACCCCGCGCGAGTTGCTGCGCCGCATCGACACGCACGTCCGGGCCTGCCTGGCGGCCGGTGAGGTACGCGAACTCCGGCACCTGCTGCTCTCCGCCGTCGGTCAGCGGGCCCCGGCGGTAGAGGCGACGCCGGTCCGGCCGGCAACGGCGGCGAGCCTGGCCGACGAGTACGGGAAGATCGACGCCCGGTACGCGGAGCTGATTGCCGCAGCGGACCCTGAGCCCGCGGTACACCAGCAGTCCGAGGACGCCCGGGTGCCGGAGTTGCTCAAGGCTGGGCTGACCGCCTGGATCGCCGAGCAGGGCAGCGCAGTCGAGGCGTTCAGCCTCGACCCGATACCGGCGGGCGGAAAGCCGGCACTGCACGCACGGCTGCGGCACAGCCTCGACGACGAGAGCGAGGACGAGGAGCACTGGTCGTTCCGGGCGATCTGCGCGCCGCACCACATCGCCGCGCTCAATCGGATCCGCAACGCCATCACCACCGCCGGACTCACCGAGGGTGTCGCAAAGCGGCGGCTCTTCCTGCTCCGCAGCGACGACTGGTCGGCTGGTGCGCGTACCCGGGAGGTGCTGGACGCTTTCGAGCGGGCCGGAGGCCGGACGCTCGGCTTCCCGGCCGCGGACATCAGCCGGCTGGCCGCCCTGGAGCAGCTCATCCAGACGTACGGGCTGGAGACGCTGCGGCCGTGGTTCGCCGAACGGCGACCGGCGGCGGACATCGGCTGCCTGCGCGACGCGCTGGGCAGCCGTCACCAGGCCTCCGAGGGGGCAGCACACCGAGTGGTCGGCCGGGCATCGGTCTCGACACCGCCTGCTGTGCATCCGCCGCCTGCCGTGCGGCCGGTGACCGACCTGCCGCGGCCCGACGACGTGCCGGTGATCGGGTCCGCCGCCGGACCGCCCGCCGCAGGTGTGGATCCGCAGCACCTGGTGCTCGGCACCGTCACCGGGCGACCGGATCCGGTACGGGTCGGTCTCGAATCGCTGCGTCGGCACACGGTCATCTTCGCCGGTTCCGGCTCCGGCAAGACCGTCCTGATCCGCCGGCTGGTCGAGGAGTGTGCCCTGCGCGGTGTCTCTGCCATCGTTCTCGACCCGAACAACGACCTGGCCAGGCTCGGCGAAGCGTGGCCGGCAACCCCGGACGGGTGGGGGTCGGATGACGCGGACCTGGCTGACGCCTACCTGTCCGGCACCGACGTGGTGATCTGGACGCCGGGTCGACAGGCGGGCCGGCCGTTGAGCTTCCAGCCGTTGCCCCGGTTCGCCGACGTACTCGACGATCCGGACGGATTCACCGCCGCGGTGAACGCCGCCGTCGCCACCCTCGCGCCGCACGCCCGGGTAGACGGCGGGACGGACAAGGCCCGGCTCGGCCGGGCGGTGTTGCGCGAGGCGTTGATCGGCTACGCCCACACCGGCGGCAACGACCTGCCCGAGTTCACCGAGTTGCTCAACGAGTTGCCCGACGGGATGAGTCAGCTCGATGGCGCGCCGAAGCTGGCAGCGAGCATGGCGCAGTTGCTCAAGGCGGCATTGATCAACGATCCGCTGTTCGGTGGTGCCGGCACGCCGGTCGACCCTGGTGAACTGCTCACCCCGCCGCCGGGCCGGCGGGCCCGGATATCGGTGATCAGCTTCGTGGGTCTACCCGACGACCACCAGCGGCAGAGCTTCGTGAACCAGTTGCAGCTCGCCCTGTTCACCTGGATAAAGCGTCATCCGGCAGGTGACCGGCCGCTGGGTGGGCTCTTCGTGATGGACGAGGCGCAGACCCTGGCTCCCTCCGGGACCGTCACCGCGTGCACGCAGAGCACCCTGGCCTTGACCTCGCAGGCGCGCAAGTACGGGCTGGGTCTGGTCTTCGCCACCCAGTCACCGAAGGCACTGCACAATCAGATCCCCGGGAACGCGGCCACCCAACTCTTCGGCCTGTTGACCGCGCCGGTGCAGATCGAGGCGGCCCGGGACGTCGCCCGGGCCAAGGGCGCCGACGTGCCCGACGTCGGCAAGATGCGGACCGGGCAGTTCTACGCCGCGGTAGAGGGCAGCCGATTCGTCAAGATGCAGGCCCCGATGTGTCTGAGCCATCACCCCCGCAGTCCGCTGACCAGCGAGGAAGTCGTTAGGCGTGCGGCGCGCCAATAGGCAGTGACTGGGGGTACCTCGGTGACGGCGCGGTCAGCGGCCGTCCGCGCTGGCCGGTAGCGCGAAGCGCCAACCGTCCGCGTGCAGGGTGGGGATGGCCCGGTCGACGGCTTCCACGGTCTGGCTGCGGTCGCCACCGCCGTCGTGCAGCAGCACCACCGCGCCCGGGGCGACGCCCTCGATGAGACGCCGCAGCAGCTCGTCGGTGCCGGGCGGTTCCCAGTCGGTCACGGCGAGCCGCCAGCCCATCGGCCGCATCCCGAGCGCCGTGGCCACGCTGGGCGTCTGGCCCCAGGCGCCGTACGGTGCCCGGAAGTAGGGGACCCGGACGTGCGGGACGGCGTGCCGGATGACGGCGTTGGTCTCCAGCAGGTCCGAGGCGATCCGCCCGGCGGCCCAGGCGCCCATGTCGTCGTGGTGCATGCTGTGGTTGCCCAGCGCGTGTCCGGCCGCGACGATCCGGCGTACCAGCTCGGGGTGCTCGATGACCCGATCGCCCTGAAGGAAGAAGACCGCCCGGATGGCGTGGGCGGCCAAGATGTCGAGTAGGTGCGGGGTGTGCTCCGGGTGTGGTCCGTCGTCGAAGGTGAGGCACACGACCCGCTCGGTGCCGATCACCTCGGTGGGCCGTACCGGTGGCGGTCCGACGCCCAGCCTGGACGCGGCACGCGGGGGACGCAGGGGCTGCGTGGTGGACGACATCGATCGGACCTTCCGCTGGTGGGCCGTGTGGGGCGCCGAGCGCCCCACACGGCCCGCTGGTGGTGGATGGCTGGTCCGCCGCCGTGACGAGGGTCAGCGGCGAGGCTTGGGTGCGATGCGGGGCAGGACGTACGGCGGGCCGGCGAGGATCAGGTCGGACTTGATCTCGTGGTAGGCCAGCTTGGGCTGGTAGTTCTCGTCCATGATGGTGGCCAGGCCCTCGGGCGGGTCGTCGAACCAGCCCGGCACCCAGGAGTGCTTGTCGCTGAAGCCCCAGACGGTGTACGAGAGGCAGCTGCGCACGGCCAGGCAGGCCTTCATCAGCACGCTGTGGTTGGCGGCCGACGCCTGCAACCTGGGGTTGATCTCCTCGGAGTTGCCGGCCTGGACCGCCTCGGTCATCTGGCTGCGGACGTCCACCTCGGTGAACGCGGTCGCCACCCCGAGCGAGGTGAACTTCTTCAGCGCCTCGGTCACCTGGAAGGTGTTGAAGTTGCCGTACTGGGTGCCGAGGTGGCCCTGCGCGCCGACACCGTCGATCGGTACGCCCTGGGCGCGCAGCCGCTTGACCATGTCGTACACGAACTGGGTCTTGTCGTCGGCCGGGTTCCCGGAGCCGAACGCCTCGATGTTGTAGTCGTTGTAGAACAGCAGCGCCCTGGGGTCGGCGGCGCGGGCCCACCGGAACGCGTCAGCGATGTAGCCGGGCCCGAGGTTCTCGGCCCAGAAACCCTTGTAGCGCAGGGTGGGCGGAGTGTCCCAGGGGTCGCTGACCGCCTCGTTCACGACGTCCCACTGCCAGATCTTGCCCTTGTAGCGCTTGACCACCGTGGTGATGTGCTTGCGCAGCAGCTCGCGCAGCTCCTGCTTGCTGATGGAGCCGTCGGCGACCCCCTCGGTCAGCCACTGCGGCAGCTGGTTGTGCCAGACGAGCACGTGGCCCCGTACGCTCTGGCGGTTGCGCTTGGCGAAGTTGATGAGCTGGTCGGCCGGCTCCCAGTTGTAGGTGCCGCGGGTGGGTTCGAGGCTTTCCCACTTCATGGCGTTCTCAGCGGTGACCGAGACGAACTCGGATCCGGCGATCTTGCGGTATTCCGGGTCGGCGGCGTCGTTGAGGGCGTCCGCGCTTACCGCGGTACCGATCTGTAGACCGTGGCGCAGGCCGAGGGCGCCCAGGGTCTTCGCGGTCGGGTCGTACGGCCGGCCGGCCGTGGCCGGCACCATGTTCAACGTCGCAGCGGTCGCGACGGCGACCGCACCGACGGCCATCCACCGTCTCAACTTCATCTGCATTCCTCTCGATCTTCAATCGACATACGTCGATCATGAAGCGCCGGTTCGGGCCGGTGCTGAGCAGGTTGGCAGCGGTACGCGGCGCCATGGTCGGACGTGTCACGTGGTCGCGGAGGGCGCCGATATCTTTCCGGATGTCGATCGGTAACTTGGTCGAAACATTAGGGCTATCGATGCCCGCAGTCAACCACGAAGACTTCCGGAAGCGGCCTTTGTGCACTGCTGGAACGTCCGGTTTACAACCGGGAACTTCCGGATCCACTCCGGCTTCGGGGCCGCTGATC
Proteins encoded in this region:
- a CDS encoding ATP-binding protein, which translates into the protein MMTEEERRALAALRFNWAPTPDDVWKPTPFHVDGLHHDVVATVLDSFAEADHSADSSPVGVAVLGQRGTGKTHLLGTVRQQVQQRNGFFFLVELLEARAFWHSTAMSMLAGFARPMPDGATQLRTFLRRLADQMDAPRTVRRAVTGETELSRPALDAFVDLIRKTNRQIGTECQDTARALVLYAAEQPALQDIGYYFLCSNDEEEPGLRAGWGLRRSRRAPQEVVKDTSRLLAMVGPTVIAVDQIDLMVAQSVKTTHKDVRGEVDWQTSLLLEQVASGLMALRETTRRSLSVVSCLPQTWQDVKEQATDTVQDRFREAAFLKEIPSVEVGRELVEKRFAVLFDGLGFSPPYPTWPIHPSAFDEVVGFTPRELLRRIDTHVRACLAAGEVRELRHLLLSAVGQRAPAVEATPVRPATAASLADEYGKIDARYAELIAAADPEPAVHQQSEDARVPELLKAGLTAWIAEQGSAVEAFSLDPIPAGGKPALHARLRHSLDDESEDEEHWSFRAICAPHHIAALNRIRNAITTAGLTEGVAKRRLFLLRSDDWSAGARTREVLDAFERAGGRTLGFPAADISRLAALEQLIQTYGLETLRPWFAERRPAADIGCLRDALGSRHQASEGAAHRVVGRASVSTPPAVHPPPAVRPVTDLPRPDDVPVIGSAAGPPAAGVDPQHLVLGTVTGRPDPVRVGLESLRRHTVIFAGSGSGKTVLIRRLVEECALRGVSAIVLDPNNDLARLGEAWPATPDGWGSDDADLADAYLSGTDVVIWTPGRQAGRPLSFQPLPRFADVLDDPDGFTAAVNAAVATLAPHARVDGGTDKARLGRAVLREALIGYAHTGGNDLPEFTELLNELPDGMSQLDGAPKLAASMAQLLKAALINDPLFGGAGTPVDPGELLTPPPGRRARISVISFVGLPDDHQRQSFVNQLQLALFTWIKRHPAGDRPLGGLFVMDEAQTLAPSGTVTACTQSTLALTSQARKYGLGLVFATQSPKALHNQIPGNAATQLFGLLTAPVQIEAARDVARAKGADVPDVGKMRTGQFYAAVEGSRFVKMQAPMCLSHHPRSPLTSEEVVRRAARQ
- a CDS encoding polysaccharide deacetylase family protein, whose product is MSSTTQPLRPPRAASRLGVGPPPVRPTEVIGTERVVCLTFDDGPHPEHTPHLLDILAAHAIRAVFFLQGDRVIEHPELVRRIVAAGHALGNHSMHHDDMGAWAAGRIASDLLETNAVIRHAVPHVRVPYFRAPYGAWGQTPSVATALGMRPMGWRLAVTDWEPPGTDELLRRLIEGVAPGAVVLLHDGGGDRSQTVEAVDRAIPTLHADGWRFALPASADGR
- a CDS encoding endo-1,4-beta-xylanase; protein product: MKLRRWMAVGAVAVATAATLNMVPATAGRPYDPTAKTLGALGLRHGLQIGTAVSADALNDAADPEYRKIAGSEFVSVTAENAMKWESLEPTRGTYNWEPADQLINFAKRNRQSVRGHVLVWHNQLPQWLTEGVADGSISKQELRELLRKHITTVVKRYKGKIWQWDVVNEAVSDPWDTPPTLRYKGFWAENLGPGYIADAFRWARAADPRALLFYNDYNIEAFGSGNPADDKTQFVYDMVKRLRAQGVPIDGVGAQGHLGTQYGNFNTFQVTEALKKFTSLGVATAFTEVDVRSQMTEAVQAGNSEEINPRLQASAANHSVLMKACLAVRSCLSYTVWGFSDKHSWVPGWFDDPPEGLATIMDENYQPKLAYHEIKSDLILAGPPYVLPRIAPKPRR